From the Leishmania panamensis strain MHOM/PA/94/PSC-1 chromosome 31 sequence genome, one window contains:
- a CDS encoding hypothetical protein (TriTrypDB/GeneDB-style sysID: LpmP.31.2620) has product MSHNVRPSRYAVSQSKARIFVGQLEPYVTEQDLYPVFSCYGKILHLNIVRHSTTVTPNEERRIPTAFVWYETTTEADAAIAALHNVFTFSSPDEEENKVRYIQVSYADKSPECTPWGRWQKTQAEIMRRTNPSGTGTGSNNMPGQYTHVTSGSTSAYSSPALNTGGRFTVSASGPAIRSSQSSGDIVSMRYPRNASRGPLPLTSHIDHTEAQYYSSYDNLYSLGHRSQLYSVGSAVNNMMGYAKHTGMPPDRSISSGDLTRGSTSSFWNVAGEMKSPLADPSRFRHTARYTVPEPDEDLIMAAPSFTVTSGP; this is encoded by the coding sequence ATGTCGCATAACGTTCGCCCGTCGAGATACGCCGTGTCTCAGTCAAAAGCGCGCATCTTCGTAGGTCAGCTGGAGCCCTACGTTACGGAGCAGGACCTGTACCCTGTGTTCAGCTGCTATGGCAAGATTCTGCACCTCAACATTGTGCGCCACTCGACTACGGTGACCCCCAACGAGGAGCGCCGCATCCCAACAGCGTTTGTTTGGTACGAGACGACCACGGAAGCGGACGCAGCCATCGCAGCACTGCACAacgtcttcaccttctcttcaccagacgaggaggaaaacaaagtACGCTACATTCAAGTGAGCTACGCGGACAAGAGCCCTGAGTGCACCCCGTGGGGCCGCTGGCAGAAGACCCAGGCAGAGATCATGCGCCGCACGAACCCCTCTGGCACCGGCACCGGAAGCAACAACATGCCGGGGCAGTACACCCACGTCACCAGTGGGAGCACGAGTGCCTACTCGTCGCCCGCCCTCAACACCGGCGGAAGGTTTACTGTGTCTGCGAGCGGACCAGCCATCCGGTCCTCACAGTCGAGCGGTGACATCGTCTCGATGCGCTACCCGCGTAACGCATCCCGtggccctctccccctgACCTCGCACATCGATCACACCGAAGCGCAGTACTACAGCAGCTACGACAACCTCTACAGCCTCGGTCATCGCAGCCAGCTCTACAGCGTAGGCAGTGCCGTCAACAACATGATGGGGTACGCGAAGCACACTGGCATGCCACCGGACAGGAGCATCAGCAGTGGCGACCTCACCCGTGGCTCGACGTCGTCCTTCTGGAATGTGGCCGGGGAGATGAAGAGCCCCCTTGCGGACCCGAGCCGGTTCCGCCACACCGCCCGCTACACCGTTCCAGAGCCTGACGAGGACCTCATCATGGCTGCCCCCAGCTTCACGGTGACAAGTGGGCCATAA